One window from the genome of Bufo bufo chromosome 4, aBufBuf1.1, whole genome shotgun sequence encodes:
- the LOC120999547 gene encoding gastrula zinc finger protein XlCGF66.1-like encodes MDKDGYKMAESIINLTLEILLRLTGEEYTVVKKTSSEHCQASVSEGRGGILSPISRPTPYIPIHEKVNREKILELTNKILELLTGEVPIRCQDVAVYFSMEESEYLEGHKDLYKNVMMEDHQPPSKRHD; translated from the exons ATGGATAAGGATGGGTACAAGATGgcagagagtataataaatctcaccctagagatcctcctccggcttactggagag gaatacacagtagtgaagaagacctctagtgagcatTGTCAGGCCTCGGTATCTGAAGGACGGGGAGGAATCCTGAGCCCAATATCCAGGCCGACACCTTACATCCCGATACATGAGAAAGTCAacagagagaagatcctagagctcaccaACAAGAtccttgagctgctgactggagag gttcctataaggtgtcaggatgtcgccgtctatttctccatggaggagtctgagtatttagaaggacacaaagatctgtacaagaacgtcatgatggaggatcaccagccACCAAGTAaaagacatgactaa